The genome window GTAGAGTCTTGTGGAAGATGAGTAAAGGAAACAATTcatgcagttgtttttttaagtaagagTAGCTTTCTAGAGAGAGACCAAAAGTGCAGAGGCTTCTCCCACCCCCAGTTTGTTGTTGTCCAGTTCTCTGTTTATAGTAATACTTGCACTGGTTCTGTTAATGATGGATATCTGGCTCTTGAACGGTGTACAACTTTTAGAGAATGAAAAGTTTAGATTTTCTTCATTTGCAACCTCTGTTTGTTTAAATCCTCACTTGTGAAAATGTCCATTTAcagttgctgctttttgttgtcGCTTTCCCCTTAAAATCCAGTGGCATGGCACAGGATGTTGGTGTAAGGCAGTTGTTCCTAGGATTTCCTGGCTGCACCTTAGTACTTTTCCTTTAAAGTTCAAAACTCAACCTTAGAATACAGCCTGATAGAAATCACGATTTGTTTTACCTGTAACCCAGTAAGGCTTTAAAAAACCTCTTTGTATGctgagtatttaaaaataccttttatcTGAAGTCTTTAATCTTTACAGAATTCATCCTAATGCCTCTAGATAGAGACTTTGCTAGGAACCTCAGCTTGGTTTATCAATGGCAGGACTTCTtagagaagcagctggagctcTATTGGGAATTTGGGAAACTAAATCCTGCTGTTAAGTCAGGACAGCTCCTGCTCTAATGTAACACTGTAACTGGAGaatcttttttttgctttacaatGAGCTTCTTGTGAGGCCAATCCTGAGTCAAGTTCTGTGAATTTACAGAACTCCTTATTCTCCTGTCTCCTAGGTTTTTGATCTAAGCAAAATTACACCAGCCAAAGCACTCCAACTTTGTACCTTGCTGCCTTGCAACGCTGTCAGGGTTCTTGTCTGTGGTGGGGATGGCACAGTGGGCTGGGTCCTGGATGCAGTAGATGAAATGAAGATAAAGGTATTGTGTTTTAAATTCAAAGATGTCTTATGGTGAAATGAGTTGTGGAGCTGTGAAAATGCTCCACCTAATCTCGTACCTGCATTTATTGTTTTGATCTTCCTGAATAAGCCTACAGAGAAATACTTGCAGAATTGCTTATTCATGCTGGGATGGGGGGCATGCATCTTGTCATGAGTCCCTGTAGTTCAGGGAAAATATTGTAGAGttcaattttttaaatctgtcttttctgaaatagctacagaatattttatgcattgttctttcctctttgtatgaacagatttattttgtcaTAAATAGCATTGCTAATAATGGCTCATGTGCTCTGACTGCTTATTTCTCCCAGTGCACTTAGTCTTTTGTAACAACGTCAAACATTTTTTGGCTATACTGGCTATATTGCCAGTGCATGAATGAGTGCAGTAATTTGCTTTTGCTCCTTATTATATATTCTAGAGTATCTACCAGTCTTCAGCCTCACCCTGTAACAACAAgtagagaagggaaaaataaactgtaTGTTCACTGTTTGTTTGAAATGGAAGATATTCCAGATATTCTTCTGCTAAGAACTCttgagaaaatgaagaataattaCTAAGGCTTTAGTGCTTTACCTAATAAACTTTTTCTTTAGTGATTAAAGGAAGAAACTTAGTCTTCTTATATCAATGTCTTCTTATTTTCACTCTGCAGCTTTCTTGTTAATACATGAAATGTTGTAGTTGGAGGCTATTTATTACAACTTCATGCATAGTCAAACTGAGATGCTTTGAGAATTTTTATGTCCTGATAAAGTAGCAATGCAACAAAGTGTTACTATAAAGGTTAATGAATAGGAGTCTTGGACACTTGATATATTGTCCCTCAGAGCCAATATAGTTGATAAAATCTGGATTCTTCTTTGTTTCCAAGTATTGGAATAGAGTCATTGGAACTATACAAATACTGTTGAGATTTatcagcaaaacatttttatcagcAGTAGGTTATTTGCTCCCTTCATTTATCTTGACTCTCAGGTGCAGGTTACCTGGTTGATGCCTCTTCTTGAAGAAAATAGTAACCACAATGCCACATATTGCAAATGCTTTTCACAGCAGAATTTCAAAGGCCCTATAGCACATCTGAAATACCTCTTCACCCTTCAGTGGTAAAGAGCAAAGACCCTTGCTAAAGTGGCTGTTTTGAATGTCTGCCTCTGACACTCCGAGTTGCAGAGGTGATGTTTATCATCTGCTCCATCTGCTGGTGACAGTTGGATCTGGGTGTGTTTGGCACCACTGAAACTTAGATACTACTTAGATACCGACTTGCCTTCTCTGAGTACATGAGTTTCTGTCTGTGGTGAATGCTCTAGCATTACGTGCATCTGGTGCTTCAGACCTAACCTCACTTCAGCCTTGTAGGAGCATTTTGGTGCCTGGTTATGTTCCACAGCCTGGTGTACTGGGTCTGTCTTAGTGCTCACGCCACTTCCCAGAGGTGTGTGCAGTCACAGTCTAAGAACTgactgtggctgcagcagcacattgTCAGGAAATCAGATCAGAAGTTCAGGCTTTCACTTGTAGATCCAAAGCATCGTTCTTCTGAAGGAATACTCTATAGGATTAATAATGCCTTGTTTCTATATTGTGTTgtattctcttttcttctcacaATGATTTAACATTTCCTCTCTGCATTATCCCTATGGTGGGTGCTGAACTGTGGTATCTGCTGTGCCAGTGCTGCCAGCTCTTTTGCTCTGCACTGGGTAACAATATTTACCTAACCTAAACGTTTGCggataaaagagaaaaaaagcgAGTGCTGAAGCAGGAGCTAATGTACAGTGTTTCTGTATCCTAGGGGCAAGAACATTTTATTCCACAAGTTGCAATTTTACCTCTGGGAACAGGTAATGACCTGTCTAACACACTGGGCTGGGGTGCAGGTTATGCTGGAGAAGCCCCTGTGGAACAAATCTTACGAAATGTCCTGGAGGCAGATGGAATCAAACTAGACAGGTAAGTAACAGTGAAAAGATACATTTGGTAGAACCAAACGTGACTATAGCTCTGCTGATACCTAGTTGCAGCAGTATAGCTAAAGAAACACTTGGAGTGCTCAAGGGAACTGCTAAATAACTGTGAGGTCCAAACTTTAGTCTTTATTTAGTTTTTCTGCAAGGCttaattatttcataatttaaaactaaatttgAGTCTTCTGACTTGATCCCAGTATAGATAGAAGATTCCTAGCTACAGCTTTGAGACTAAATGAGAACAGTTTGTCCTAAGTAATGGCTATTGTTTTTCAGATGGAAGGTTCAAGTAACAAACAAAGGATACTACAACTTAAGGAAACCAAAGGTAAGGTTTGCAAGTATAAATATAGATTCTATGGAATTCATGTATGTTTATACTTTTTTAGCTACCTGCTTCCCAATAAACACTGTGACTTTTAAGTCCTAACAATGATATTTTATAAGACCATAACTAAAAGCTCTGTCTTACAGGTATTCACAATGAACAACTACTTTTCAATAGGACCTGATGCTCTCATGGCTTTAAATTTTCATGCTCATCGTGAGAAGACTCCctctctgttttccagcagaattATTAATAAGGTGTGTTTATTAAAGTAACATTTTCTCCTTGTAGTTGTTGACCTGACTTAAGACTATTTTGTTGCTTTATATTACTTTACGCTCCTCCTTTTCATGCCACTGTAAGAGTTTGAACTCATTTGTTTTTGTGAAGGGTTTCCATGGGTGAAACATATTTCCAGCCTATTCACTAGTATTCTGCCTTGCCTCTGCTTGCAGAATATGCTGTTTGTTCAACTTCTGTTTAGAATGTCtcatttgctttgaaatgtaATATGGATGAAGGACATTGCCTATTTCCTTTTAAAGTGAAAGGAAGTTACTTAAGCAAGTGGTAGCCTATCTCATGAAGAAAACTCACTTGAAGGATGTGTAAATAAGCTGCATATGAATTCTAGATAAGGTTTGCAGAACCATAACTGTAtgttaatgttttaatatttcaaatagTCTTCATATCTGTTGTCTTTTTCTAAAAGTGCTTTCTGTTCTCCCTGTTTGTGTTTCTTCACaggctgcttattttttttatggaaCCAAAGACTGCCTAGTGCAGGAATGTAAAGATCTTAACAAAAAGGTTGAGGTAAGTTTTTTAACTTGCTTATTCTCTGGACAATCAGTTAAGTGTAAAAACTTACCTTgtgaaaggaaaggggaaaagctTTGCAGTTTACATCTATATGGTATTTATGTCACTTGGAGTATTTTTATGTTCCTTTTGCTATCTGCAGCTTACTTCATGGAAGTCATATCTTTGAACTAACTGAAAATtcctaaattttttttctgtccttgacTTAGTTCTATGAGTTCAAGTACTGATATTCAGGTAAAATTTGTCTTTGCATCAGagacttttaaaagtaaatgttcctttttctttattacagAAATTTATCACAGATTTAAGGATATGTTGTGAAATCAgaagtcattatttttaaagtatgagaagaaaacatgttctgtttttacagtttttccttAAGTGGAAGCCTGTTAAACACATAAAGAGAATAACTGATTTTGATCAACAGTAATtaacttctgtttgttttttaaagctagaGTTGGATGGTGAGAGAATCGAGTTGCCCAATTTGGAAGGCATCATTGTCCTGAATATTTCCTATTGGGGAGGTGGCTGTAGGCTCTGGGAAGGAATGGGTGATGAACCCTACCCCTTGGCAAGgtacaaaatacttttttctatttaactaataaaaaaataataacaaagcaagcaaaaaattTTATTCCCATGTGGACTAAGTTGCCTGGAGCAATAGCAAAGAGGGGAATAGGTGGGTACATTAGTTATTCCCTTTGGTGGCTTCATTCTTCAGAAGCCATGTGTATAACTACATAGTTAAAAGGCTTATGATCCTGgatttctaaaaattattttggtaagGTCCTCTACCAAAAATATAAGCCATTAAAAGATTTTCCTGTAGATTAATAAATGCGTcctcctggaagtgttcaataccaggttggatggggcttggagcaacctggtctagtgggaggtgtccctgcccatgcaagggggttggaactagatgatctttaagattacttcaacccaaaccattctatgactctgtgaacTGActgaaaagatggaaaattatACAAATTTATGGAAGAGAATGTACTGTGGGCCTTAAATATGGAAAATGACTCTTGGAAAGTCATGTATCTGTAATTTCTAGAAGCTATCTAGAGTGTACCAGCTGGTGTATTGCCCcatacttgcatttttttatggcttcctttgctcttcagtgttgtttggttttcagCACAAATAGTTGCAACACATTTATAGAACAATGTTGTCTGTATAGGCATAGCCTTAAGAGGACTgtgtaatatttaaataagtatTCTAAAGCTCATAAGCATCACGGAAAATAATCTCCTCTCTTAATTCACAGATACGATGATGGACTTCTGGAAGTTGTTGGCGTCCATGGTTCTTTCCACTGTGCCCAGATTCAGGTGAAACTGGCAAATCCTGTTCGCCTAGGGCAGGCACACACAGTGAGGGTGAGTGGTGGTTATGAACCTGTTTCCCTACTTGTTTTTAATACACAGCGTAGAATCTGAAGCACTCAGCTATCTGATACCAAGTTGCATTTTGTGGCTGAGttaaatgtttcctttgcttagtaaaaattaatgtttgtcATAATTCACAGTCCTCTGTTACTGTGGTTGGTGGCCTGTCAGTGCAGCTTATGATCTACCAAGTTTCTCCCTGGCCAGGCTGAGAGCCTGTGGTTGTGAGAGGTGTCTGGAGAGCTACCTTGAGCTGCTATGATCATGTGTTCTTCTGTTTAATACTAGCTGATCTTGAAGAGTTCAAAGATGCCAATGCAGGTGGATGGGGAGCCGTGGGCCCAGGGGCCCTGCACTGTGACCATCACTCACAAGACACACGCACTGATGTTGTACCACTCGGGGGAACAAACAGATGACGACGCTTCCAGCGTGTCCGAGCAAGACCACGGGAGAGAACAGACGGACGAGGACGTATAGGTTCTGTGGAATTTCACTATGTATGGTGATGAACTTCAGCTCATTACAAACATGGAGAACACCTAATCTAAATTAAGGTTTATGCTGTAAGGTTCATACCTGTGAATTAACTAGAGCTGAGGAAAAAGCCATGCTTTCATGTTCATGAAAACTGTCACAGCTGAAATATCACAACTGCTTTGCCTTTCTAGCTGGGGGAGCTAGTCACTCTAAACGCTGGAAACAGACAGGTACTGCAGCCCTTCCTTGCTGTGGAATCAGATCTTCTGCACACAGTATAATATACTAAAGGTTTGATACCCTTGGAAAGGGGAACAGCTGGGAGTTTGGCCTGCTTCCacctgccctcctccccagaACAGTTccagaacagaaaaacagaccAAATAGGATGGTGGGCTTATGTTGTGAcgacagcctgctcctggctgccatCTCTTCTTGGTAGCAGGAGAAGTACTGCTTATGCAGTGCGTATCAAATAGGCTTgactgggagagcagaggatcTGGGAGCTCTTGGGAAGGTGATTATCTAGAAAGATGCTTTTGGACCAAAGGTTTCTGAAAATGTTCTGTTAGCAAATGACCTTTTTCAGTGGCTTTGTAAGCCGTAGGCAGAGTACTCCTGAGGTCTTGAGTACCCAAGATGAAACTTCAAAGTAATTGTACCATGACTTGCACTGAATGATCCTGTGACTGACTCTGCTTCAGTTCAGTGAGAGACTAGTTCTAGTTTTTGTAAATAGCAACATCTTTGTTCTTGAGGAGGCCTTTTGAAGGAAAACTTGGATACAGGAGCTATCTTTTTTAGTTGTTTACAGCAgggttttaaagaaatactgatGATTGgcaaatgtgggtttttttaaaggctttttaaagATCTTGCTTCATAATGACCTGAAAATGATCACTAGGAAGTCAGTCTGTTAACTGTTTAAGTGTGGAGGTTGAGAGCTAAGTTTGCAGAGGTTTGCAAATTCTGGCGTTCATGTGTATCATTTgattgggaaaaaaagcacggaagcatttgttttctgattgGCTCTTAGGGGGTCAGAGACACCTGGTTGGACCTGAAACTTCTGAATACAAGGTGAGAAAAAGATTGGTGTTCTATCCTGAGAGTAAAAAACAGCTACAACAGTATATGGAAACTGTTACTTCGGCATATATGAAGCTTCTCAGGTTAAAAGCTGCTCAGGTGAAAACATCTTTGTGGttaacagaagtaaaaatctgcctccttttttcttttctgctgtaggAATGTTAAGCCTGCAGCAGGTCAGAGCTATAAGCTGAAGTTTAAAATTTGTCACTAAGTAATTAACTTATGTCCAGCTGAGTTACTGAAGGTGATCTTCCAATTAGGAAGAGAATTTATGCGGAATGTGTTGTGTGTAAGCCAAGATTCTAAGAAAGGTCTGAACCTTGAATGTTGCTGCTTTTGTCAGAAGTCCCCCaatcttttccccctcctccccttttcTCTTGATGATAACTGAAAGTAATACCTTTGGGTAAAGTAAGCTATGTTTCTAGGTTTTGTAAAATGAATCTGTTTTTCAAGAATATataaaatgtttgcattaaCAGTGAATTaactatttatattttaaaataatttattgaaacCTTGACAGagtcagtatttttaaaaccttcaaCTGTAATCCTCTTGAAGAGCATTTTTAACTTGATGGTATTAATTGCAGAAGGTGTATGTACTAGATCTTAAATACTACTGATTATCAGTGAATTTGTAGCTGCCTGAAAATGTGATTGGGGTGTGTAATGAACTGTAAAGCAGAAGCCATTTGTAAATTCCATATTCATTAGTCTTATACACCTCATCCTAATGATTTTATTGTATGTGAATATAGAGAGAAAATTCATAGTTAAATTTATATAAAAGGTGTTTAAAATACCCAAAAGTACACTGTTAGATAAATCCACTACCCTTTTTTCCTTAGTTATGAGGTTCGATTTGTATTAGCTTCAGAAATCTTACAAGTTAAATTattgatttgttgttgttgttgttattttttttttaacaatttgtAACCATCAGCCtcctaaaaatatttgtgtgctATGGTTCTTATGTAACTATTGTTTACAAACAAAGGATGAGTCTGGAAAAGCAGGGTATGTGCTATGAAAGGCAGTATTTTATCAAGAGAAGTTACACCACTGGCTACTTGATCTAAACTATTCATAATACAGTTTAAAGAGTTTACCTAAAGTTGCTCAGATgattatttaaattgttttaaagcCTAAGAGcttttaattgttaaaaaacTTCACTCTTTGAACTCCTGAcgtctggaaaaaaaaaaatcaatgccaAGACTTTGAAAGTTGCCCTTTTTTACAGTGGGTGAGCTGGCTTCACCTGTGCTTTGCCTGAGTGGGTACCAGTGAGGTTGTACTATGTTTGTGAAGGAAGGATCTTCCCACTTACTGGGGCTGTCTACAAGTCCAGTCTTAAAAGTGTGTAATCCTCTTCGGGAAAAGTAAATCCATCGTTCCTCGTGGAGAAACAAAGGAGAATTAGAAGTGAAAGTAGCAGCTAATTGGGCATTTGTTCGGGACAATCCCTGgtaaatggttttgtttgtattggGTAGATCATCCCCTCCTTCCATGTGGAAGTGAAGCTGGTTTTCACAAATTGACTGTTGGTGATTGCAGCAAGTGATAAGTAGCAAGTGTAGCCACTGGAAGTACGGGAAAGACTCTGGTGAAACTGTATGTATGGTGTGGAGATTATTCAGTGAGGTTGAAGTGTCCCAATCAGAAATGGGGTGATCCTACTTGTTTAACAATATGTAGCTGTCACATgcatgaccaaaaaaacccttcattTTAAACATACAGTGTTAGCACCAGAATCTGCTGGGAAGGCTGGCTGTTTCCAGGCTGTCCTTAGATTTCAATCTATCCTCCTTTCCAGTAAGTTGCAAATTGAGTTAAAACTTGTTTTCAGTTACTTTATGGAACTGTTTTAAGTTTTAATCCAACTGCAGACAGTGTCAGCAGTGGGCTCCCAGATTCTAATGCTAacagaaattaacttttctAGTTTGTAATATAGGTGTAGCTGCTTAATGTTGTCCTATGTGTGCTGTGACTGTAAAACTGTCagtaaaactgcttttttaaagctactccaaagctcttctgaaaacaggTTGGAAACCTGAAAGTCCTGCAGTACATTCTCTATCCAGAAGAGGGTATTCTGCAGCTTGTTCTCATGTCCTGCACTGAAGAATTTTCCCTTACCCTGTTAAAAGATTAACATTGGAAAAATAGAGGAAGCTATGTTTCAAAAAGACCAATAATGAATAGTTGCTTCTGCCTTCATACAGTATAACTTTGTGTAAAATGTACAGGGTGAATAATAACATCAGTTGTCAAGCACTGAAAAGTCAAgttacaaatattatttttaagtttcattGCTGCAAACACTATCATAACTGAAGCTGGGTCAGATTCTGATAAACTCTTGACTGTAGGTTCTCAATCCTGTGATGTGCTATGTGAAAACCTTACACTTGTATAGAGAGCCTTTCTGTGGGTCACCTTCCTGCCTTGCTCAAACCTCACACACACTGAGAGGATGTGTAGGCAGATTTTCATCTGCAGGGAACGTCTTGTCACAggctttgttttactttgtgttTGCACTTCAGCAATTCATAACAGGCTTAAATCGTTTCAAATATCACCTGCCTTTTTGGTCTTTCTCCATGTCCAGACTTCTTAAAAAGGTGTCTGAAGGCCAAACTTGCATTCTTTGACTTTAAGAACAGCTGATGAATGacagtcactttttttttttttttccaaagtatcTGTTTAAAGCAGGTTGTGGTAATATGTGGAACATGCTTTTAACAGCACTTTGAAATTACTGCAGTTATTAAAGAATGTAgccttgtgttttctttgtacTGCAATGGCAATacttctttttcaaattaatttgtaaTTGTGTTAAAatttgaacatattttttcaaGTCGTGCTGTTATGAATTGCATTTCAAGTTCACAATGCAAAGACTGTATAGCATAATTTGTGTACTTGATATTCTTTTTATACACTGTTGATGTTGCCTCTTCACGGGCTTGTTCTTTGTCCCAGGTCTTGGTTTTCTTAGGCACTAAGTAAATTGAAACTTCATTTACTTTAGTTAGAAGATTTAAGTACATGCTCTCAGAAAACAGACTTGCCTTTTTCCtggctgcaaaagaaaatgctgccatGTTTGAACACACTTGGAGAAAATTATCTTGTTGAGGCAATTCTTAGAGCAAGAGTAAGTTAAACATTTCTTCTGTATAACTTCAGCTGATTCAGATGGAGAATTTGCTCCACTGTACTTTTTGTCTTGATGGTGTTTACAACTACTAGTAAGTACTTATTTCCCTCAGTCATTTAATTGAAAATTTTATGCTGGCTCATTTTCAACTAAAAAGGTtgagacagtatcaaaagctcTGCTGACATCAGGATAGTGAGCTTGTCAAAATAGAAAATTGGAATGGCTTCATGGAGCCTTTTCTTAAACCAGTAACCCACCTGCATTGGCTTTTTCAGTCACTATCACCACGCTGGAAGATACCAGAAGGGACTTCAAGGGTACAATGTTCCCAGTACCCCTGAACTATTTTGaaagtacaatttttttctttgctgctggggaggaaacTCCCCATTCTTCACAGGTTTTGAGAACTGATAGTCAAAGGTTCTGGCTTTAGTTTTGCTGGTTCCTTCTAGTTCTGTGTTATGTTGCACTGAAGCTCACAGCTTTCATAGTGTATGTTACTGTAGCtcactggttaaaaaaaaaacttaaagcACTGtacctgagctgtgaacagcaTAATGGTATCAATGTGATAATACTTATGGTTTTTTACTTGGCAGCAAATGCATTTTGGTAGAGCACCACTTAACCTAGTTAGTTAATCTATAAGTAAGAGAATAGGACACTTAGGAATCATTGCATGTGTTCTAACTtctaaaatcctttttttgttctgtattcCATACCAACTATgagtgcttttcttccttttggaaaaTAGATTTGACCCCTCATTTAGGGGTAAACTAGGATAtcttcagatttaaaaatactggtAGTATAACCGCTCCTGTTGAATGTCGACCACTTCTCTAAAAATGCTCTGACTTTTCCTCTGAGAAATGATACCTGCTTCCTGAATACAGGAATGAGACAACAGAGACCACTTGTTCATTTAGTAATTGGGTATATTAAGAGAATTTACATATTGTGTATGTCAGTTTTGTCTAGGCCACAGTTCCAAAAGCATGCCATGATCAAAATTTGTCTCACTAAGAGTGCTGAATACCCAGTTCAGGTTTTGGGCATCTCAGGGAGAGACTTGTAGTTGGAGTAAAGCCACATGCCTTGACTAAACCTAGTGATGTTATGCTGATTTACATTAGCTGAGGATCCTGCCCTTAACTGTTCAAAAGTATGAATGTATtcaattttttactttgtttctggTTAATACTGCCctgtttgctgtgctgtgtaCCCTTCTTGCTATGTAATTTATTTGTTgtattgtttcatttgtttgtagatagaagcataaaaataattttctctttaagaGTATGTGGGAAGTTATGTTGTGAGTTTGTTGCATTTTCTATCTTCAAAGTTTACATCCCTCAAAAGCCACTGTGTCTGCTACCAACTGTTTTAATGCTTAGAGTACCTCCAGCCATCTTGTCTTTCTAGGATTTTTATAGTTAAAcagaatggatttttatttttgtagcttgTAACTTCAATATGTATAGTAGTTATTTCTATTTAGTAACTAGTGATAagaataatgtaaaaatgttacttttagGAGCTGTAACTCTAAATTAGTAGTAACTACTTACAAGAAAATACCAGCATgttaacagttaaaaaaaaaaaaaattaaacttggaAATAGCTTGGAAATACTGTGATGCTGTGACTTGGGGTTTGTACTGACTGTGTTTATGCATATATTCTGAAGTTGCACTAAATAGGTAAAAAATGAGCTTCAAACACAAGTGATAGATTAAAAAGTCCAATTTATAATATCTTAGTGTTTTTTTCAACCAAGAAATGTGACATGTGGGATTCagtgttttcttggttttcccACAGAAGGGGTGATATTCCTTATGGTGCAGTTTGAGATGTGTGTTACTTACTGCCCTAATACAACCATTCCTGCCTCTCTTCTCAGAACACAAACGCAGAGCAAACCTGCACGCTCACAGCTGAGATTgcatttgcaaagaaataacCAGCCAATGTAGTACTGGACCTCCAGTAGAAATGTTTAGAGtcaaaatgtattaattttttttcttgacattaCATGATGCTTTCAAATCacaaattgtttttcctttgtttttttaaaataaggcaGGCAGAAATGAGAGTACAAGGAGGTATAACTGCAAAGCTCTTAGTCACAAAAGCTGAGAGGTGTGTTCTTAATTTGCTGCATAGGCCCAGAAGTGTGATTGTGGAATATCTCATAAAAACCCACTTTGTTTGCACCCTCGTGGGCTTGATCCAATATTTCTGAAGCGGGTGGTAATACCAGAGGCCCTGTAATTGTGGTATTCACTCAAATAATTACATGTGGGTGATGTGTATTATTTGTGTACTCGGGCCAGTTTGTCTGTAAGAAGCTGTAACGTCAGTGAAATCCCAGAACTGCAGCTGGGTCTGTGGTGGTACTGCACATAAACACAAGTGAAACTTGCCTTCAGTCAGTTGTATCAAGGCCTGTCCTTGTGACTTGGGCTCCCAGAAGGCTCCTTTGAGAAGTATCTGCTCCATATTCTTCACAGAAGTTTATAAATACCGATTTTTCACAGCACTGACTGCTACTGAATTTCCTAATGCATCTTTTTGTTGTCTTGTTATTTGTACTGTATTTCTCTGTAGATTAAATTGTatggattaaaatatttaaattcaggtttttctcttcctcaaagCAAACGTGAGTTTTCAACTCTAGTAACAATCTAGCGATGATAACTGCCTGGCTGTCAGAGGGCTGCACAATGAGCAGCTTGTTTAGTTTGAGAACAGGGTTGTATTTTGCTGTGTCTCTGCCTGAGATCCCTGCTGCGAAGTCCAAGCATCTCAAACCCCAGGTACATGGAAGTATTTCTAGACAATATGGTAATATCATTCAGAGGGAAAACTCAAAACTGTTTGCTAGACTATTAAGATGTTTCACCAGCTGCTTGCCCACTGCTGGTTCATCCTTCTCCTTGAGCTGTTCACCCCTGGGAAAAAGATGAGTTTTATGGCTTTGGAATAGGTATGTTTAAAAAGCTTGGGCTTCAACAGCATTTGAAATGTCTAGATTGTTCCTTCTCACTGGTGTCAGTGACTTGGGATCTTTGGTACATATTCTTTATTTAGTCTAAGGGTAGAATTTCCAATTCAGAGTTTTAATGGGAGAGGTCTTGGTGTTAGGTGGTGCTGACAGGGTGCTCAGCATGTCAGCAAAATACACACCCAGAAAG of Apus apus isolate bApuApu2 chromosome 17, bApuApu2.pri.cur, whole genome shotgun sequence contains these proteins:
- the DGKE gene encoding diacylglycerol kinase epsilon, with amino-acid sequence MGGTESRSGTSSSVVADRSLVFWTLCSVLLPVLITLWCSFQRSRRQLQIRDIFRKSKHDWHYTDLFGQPSYCCVCAQHILQGAFCNCCGLRVSERCLRKADQRFLCKEIMMRSSGGAHSSMPHHWIRGNVPLCSCCVLCGQQCGTQPKLCDYRCVWCQYTVHDECMMDCLKTEECTFGELRDLIIPPYYLSTINQMRKEKRTDYEKVVPYGKKHWMPVIVLANTRSGNNMGETLLGEFKILLNPVQVFDLSKITPAKALQLCTLLPCNAVRVLVCGGDGTVGWVLDAVDEMKIKGQEHFIPQVAILPLGTGNDLSNTLGWGAGYAGEAPVEQILRNVLEADGIKLDRWKVQVTNKGYYNLRKPKVFTMNNYFSIGPDALMALNFHAHREKTPSLFSSRIINKAAYFFYGTKDCLVQECKDLNKKVELELDGERIELPNLEGIIVLNISYWGGGCRLWEGMGDEPYPLARYDDGLLEVVGVHGSFHCAQIQVKLANPVRLGQAHTVRLILKSSKMPMQVDGEPWAQGPCTVTITHKTHALMLYHSGEQTDDDASSVSEQDHGREQTDEDV